CCTGCACAATACCTACGGATGCTGTCAAAAAACCCCCTGAATCAACGTCTATTCCTACATTAACTCCTTCACAAACACCATTAGATCCTTCACAAACAGCATTACTATCGAACCTAGCCAATTCCACATCAATTTCATTTAACTTATCCTCAAAATTCTGTTGAACTTTCAGGTTTTGCTCAGGCATTGGATCAGGATCTACCTCATTTACCTTTGACCCAGGTTGCTCCTCACGCAAGCCTTCTTGGTTTTCATTCTCCTTGCACCGGTCAACCACTACTATCTCACTAGTATCCATCTCCTCACCCCTAGCCAGTGAAGAAGAGTGAACTTCCTTATCTTTCGAACCAACACTGCCCTCAACCCGGACTACTGAGCACTTCTTGGAGTTGGCAGATGAGGCACGTAACCAGCCTCCATATTACTGATCACTCTCAGTCAAGCTTCCTCTACTTTGAACCCACAGATCGCAATCTTTATCGCTATGCGTTAAGAGTCTGCACCAATAACACAGGTTAGGCAATCTCTCATACTTAAACCGAACCCATCCAACCGTGCCATCCTCCAAACAGATTTTTCGTCCCCTGCAAAGTGGCTGCGAAGTATCCACCAACACTCTAAGACGCATAAAACTACTGCCGTCCTGAGTTCCCCATTCTTTCATCCCCGATTGTACCTCCCCAATAATCGCACCTATCTCACAAGCGGACCGAGGATTCATATCACCAATAGGAAGATCATGGATTTGCACCCAGAAGAACGTCCTATTGAAGTCCAAATCCTTAACCGCAATACTCTGTTCCAGGCGGCGAAGCGAAACAAGATGTTTATCATAACTCCATGGTTGCCCTAAGAGAACTCTCTCCGCATCTGTTTTATCTGAGAACACGAACAAAACCGTGTGGTTTCCTACGTCCTTTACTTCGAAATCACTCCTGGTCCGCCAAAGAGGCCTGAACGTTCTAGCAATAGCCTCCATGTTCAGTGCTCTGTGTGTGAGAAACTTGGCCGCGACCACTTGTCCACTGCCCCGTTCAAAGGAATCAGACTTGTACATATTCCCCTCTCCCTCCGATAAAGACAGTTTCTCCCACAAAACAGATAGCTTTTCCATGAATAACCACGACACCTCTCACTCACTGCCGTAGCAACGAAGAGAACTAGAAGGCTGCCCGAAGCAGGCACCACGTTCTACTGCACGTTTAGGGTTTGTGAAGCTGCCCCCTAGGTCAGAGAAACTTCACCGACCgctcttcctctttctttttttaatcttatatgtatatatatatatatatatatatttatatagaataTAGTATTAGATATTGATTGTCTAGCAtatgttttaacaaaataaagggaGTATATATAATTGACTGAATAAAGATATTGAATTATATTGTACTTGTGTTGGGTACAGTGCAgaccacatatatatatattttttttgtttggagatAATATAGACATAAGATACAGGAAATGAGAAAGGAAGAAATGGGAACCACATATAATCTTTAGTTTGAAAAACTTCACATTTTTGCCCACTGaaacaatttatcaaaaaaagaaaaagaaaaaaagagatgtGCTTGGTAATTAATCGCTTGGAAAATTCTAGGGCCTGGAGGACGTGCTTGATAAAGTGGTAATGGGTAAGTTCGTGGAAATCAAATTCCGAGGCTACATGATAGAGTTTAACACCGACTGGTGGAAGAGAAGTATTTGCATTTGCATACTGGCATGATGAAGAGTTAATCTCAAAACTAGGACACACAAAACAAATTTGTTAAACTGATGATGCGGTTGGGAAATTATGATACAATAAGAAACAATTAATGAGGGAAATGGGAAAGATGTTAAGTTGCTTGGTCAGGAAACTATGGAAAAATCTCTTCAAGATCATTGGTGACGACAGTGCGGTGGCCAATGATTTTGCTCCAGAGATTGGTGTCAGCAGTCCGGTGGCAAAAGAACCTCACCGGCGATCAGTTTTGGCAGTTCGATAGCCGGAGACACTGAACCAGCGGACAGTGGCCAAAGACGTGACACTACAACCGGTGCCGGAGGTTCAGTAACAGAAGGTGCCATTTTGTCAACCGGTGATAGCAGTCCGGTAACAGAAGGTCCCATTTTGTCGACTGGTGTTAGCGGTCCGATCACTGGAGATACCGCTTCAACAGAGATTGTCAGTAGTTCGGTTGCCGGATCCATTGCTCTGGCTGTCGGTTCCAGCAGTCTAGCACCAACAGCTTCGATATTGAGCCATTGATTTTGGTGGTCTGCTTGAAATATTTTGCTTGTCAtatcaaaaacttaaaaatattttatcgaAAGTGTttacttgtaaaatattttgtgtattttactttaaaacaaaacaaacagagcgtaagtatgcaaatttcaattaaataccCTTTACAAATGACTAGATTATGCTATTTAATTCTAAGTGCAAAGTCATGTGAAGTCATGTGGCTTAAGCTAAACTaccttagagcatctccagcagcctctctaaatttttgcctaatttttgcctgtttggagaatgaacagtgacatttagctTTTAACTACCCACTTTttaaaatacactttccaaTAGACTCTCTAttctttctctatctcatttaaatattatttcttcattctttctttattatttctttaatctttctttattatttttttattcttccccaataactatatttttcaaatttctaacAGCTATATTTTTAAACTTCCCAACggtaacattttcaaaattttcaaaactttttcaaaattttcaacaattatATAGGCTTTTTTTTAAGGGTCATATTTTTCAAATGGTAATATTTCTCAATAGTCATATGTTTCAAAAAACTTGATAAATTTTAAGATTTACATagttttgataaatttcaaattacataGAATTTTTAAAGTACCTGTACAAGACATATAGTCATGAAGATCAAGCTACAGTTAGAAGTATTCATGAAGATCGCATAGTCACTCATTTGTTGGCTAAAGCAATGTTGTTTCAGCTTAAGAATAAAATCTAGAACTGACACACAATTGTAAAAAACATTATGTATTAAATTAACCCCACTCCTCCTGTCAACAACCAGCAAATAAGCGATGATACCAATAGGGACTAGTCATGGGAAGCATATATGAATCTCACCAGTACTacattaaagaataaaaacatcaaTACAAAAGAAGTTTGACATTTCACAGTTAACATTAAATACTAAACCTGCTTGTTTCATTGTAGCAAGCTACTGATACAAAAGAAGCTTTACATTTTAAAAGCTAATGAAAATTAGCTGTAAAGTTGAACATCATCTTGGATACATGTATATAGTACAGTAGGATCacattgcaacaaaaaaaagtgagtgACCCAACATGTATCCTTAGTCAGTAGAATcatattgtaacaaaaaaaagttttaaacgcTCTCTTAATCATACAAAACAAGAGCATTGATGAATATAGTAGTCTAATGACTAGACCTTCGTTTTTCAAGGATCTCCATTTGGCGCTGATGAATATATTCTTGCTGCATTGAAGACAACGTACTTACATCCATCATCATAATCTCTGTTTCCTCCTTCACTTGTTTCATTCTAATTTTCTCCATTTCATTGTCCTCCTTCAATCTATCCAATCTCATTTTTTCCATTACATTTGCctctttcaaatttttcatagtcaattctattttcattttttccgtTTCAAGTTTTTTATCCTCAAGAAGAATTCGAGCCATCTCCTGCTCATGGTCTGCAAGACGTCCTTTCTCAATACAAGCCATTTTCAtctcattcatttttcttttttcttccatcATAACATTCAATACATCTTCTATGTGAGAAGTCGTACCTTCTTTgcatttttgtttcttcaatctttctttttcagCTTTCAACCCCGGTGGTCTCTCCAAGTTTACAATCGGAACTTGTAGAGCATCATCATCCTCTAAATGTTCAAACTCCAGATTAGAAGGTGAAGATGGCTCAAATctcctttttttcattttttttggttgttgattgTTAACAATAACCAGCCACTTTGGTGAGTGCTTTAACAAATTCCAACAATGCTCATACCCCTGGATTGCATTATAAAGGTTTCTTGCTGCAACAAGCTGAACAATTAACAAATAGATTATAGTTACTATCTTGAAACAATTGGAATAAATTAGCAAATTAACACAAATTTCTTTATAAGATTTACCTTGTCTTCTTTAGTCTTACCACTCTCATTCTTCGATTCAATTTGTgacaaaaacccacaaaacttATTGGTGGAAAGTTGAATCGTTGACCATCGGTTCATAAGAGAACCCACCGTACGCTCAGAAGTGAAGGTCTTCCACTTGTGGTAGTACTCCCAAATTCTCGTCCAATATGTTTCGCGTTTTTGGTTATTACTTTTCACTACATCTTGGTTGACATTAAGAAAGGCAGACACAAGAAGGATGTCTTCTTCTATGGAGAAGTTGATGCCACGTTGTGATTTCTTGGTTGTGGATTCAACTTGGGGTGGAGACATTTGGCTGAATGTTTGGGCTTGTGGAACACTGTCTTCATCACTAATATGTGAAGATCCAGACATATAATCATTAAAGCTATCTTCTATAAGATCAGTGAATGATGTGCCTCTTGGAATACCCGAATCCATCCCtagtaacaaaaacaaaaaataaaaacacataatgCTAATGAATAAACATAGCAAGCTCTCTTCCATATGCATTTAGTTGATAGTTAACACTAATTACTTATTACAACTTATTCCATCACATGACATTATTAATAAGCATGTATGTCAAGACTGCCTTTAGCAGATAAAACTAGTGCAGcgacaaatgcaaaaataaaggCAATATTATGAgcatttttcatccctaaaagCTACCTTATTACcctccaattgtaactcaataCCCTCCTATTAGCAATGTGGAATTACCACGATTATATAGGATGCTTGCACTATGGAATTACCACTTCATCTCTTTGCAATCTATTGTATCACCCTTGCAACTGAAAATTATATCCAATCTCCAATCTTTTAGGTTCCAAAACATAAAGTATGATAAAGACATATAACAGAACATGGAAAAAAAGCTCACACACTCCCTGAACTTTGAGATGAATCAATTCAATTGGACATGACAAGGGAGTATGAATCAGTTCAATTGAGATGGAGAGAGaaagttttagagagagagatagacaaACTGTAGAAGGCGCCCActgtaaaaacaaaattggtacCAATAccataaaatgcaaaaaacagacgaacataaaaaaatcaaatcaatgaaaatcaaatcaaaacaatcaaagaaaatacaTCACATATTTATAGATTCTAAACATTAGCTCAAAACAACAGAATTGAATTGAGATTAAAACCAATACTTTGGTTGAAGGCACAAAGATAGACCCAAAAATCCCAGATGACAAAGAAGATTCTTTAATTGGACCTAAAAAGTTCAGAAGTCAAGGAAGAAGATGACGCCGTTTTCTTATTCCCGTCCATTGCTTCTCTCAGAAACCTCTCTGTtggtgtgtgtctatatatatatgtgtatatatatatatatatatatattcaacaacTACTGTCTAAGAAAAAATTTCCCAAGTTCCCCCTGCCTTCTCTGTTTTCCTCAGAGCAAGATTTCAATCATATTACTGTAACACATGAATCAAAatgcattgaaaaaaaataaaagaacgttggcatgcaaaaatagagatgaagccaaaaaatttattaaaaaataagaaactaaAAGGAATCAGATTAGCTTATTGACTCTAAATAAGATTGATTAAATAGCTATAGATGAGATCAAGAAacagagtgaaaaagaaaaacacaaatcagAGATACATAGaaaaaacccataaatccaAAACTAAATCCAGACAGTAGCAATAGCAAATCATGCAAAACCACcaataaattcaaacattattcaaaaaaaaccatgaaatcaaattttgggtaccGATTTCCGTTGTTGACCGATATTCTCAGATTTCCATTGTTGACCGATGTTCTCAGATTTCCGT
This DNA window, taken from Quercus robur chromosome 2, dhQueRobu3.1, whole genome shotgun sequence, encodes the following:
- the LOC126698757 gene encoding uncharacterized protein LOC126698757 codes for the protein MEKLSVLWEKLSLSEGEGNMYKSDSFERGSGQVVAAKFLTHRALNMEAIARTFRPLWRTRSDFEVKDVGNHTVLFVFSDKTDAERVLLGQPWSYDKHLVSLRRLEQSIAVKDLDFNRTFFWVQIHDLPIGDMNPRSACEIGAIIGEVQSGMKEWGTQDGSSFMRLRVLVDTSQPLCRGRKICLEDGTVGWVRFKYERLPNLCYWCRLLTHSDKDCDLWVQSRGSLTESDQ